A window of Nonomuraea angiospora genomic DNA:
CGCGGCCCAGGCGATCCATGTGGCGAACCCGGTCGCCAGCAGTGCTGCGGCCAGCGTGCTGAACTCCAGGATGTGGGTGGACAGGACGGGCGGCTCGGCCGTACCGGCATAGACGACATGGGGCTCTCCTCCCCAAACGAGGGAGGCCTCCTGGGGCGAGACACGGACGGACGTGAGCACGAAGCATCCACTATGGGAGCACTCTGTGAGGTGGATGATCCGGTCGTCATTGGGCGGCCGGACGGCGCTCAACGGGGGCCTGCCCGCGGCTGCGGGACTCGCGGCCACTACCCGACCGTGGGAGTCGACGAGTTGCAGGAGGTTGACAGCGGTATTGGGAATCAGGCTCGGGATGCGGCCGGGCTTCATGGACCCGATCCAGCCGGTCGCCACTCGCTGCGTGTCACCGAAGAGCTGGTCCCGGACCCTGTTGCGGATCATGAGATCGAGACCAATGGCGATCAGCGTAAAGAAGATCAGGGACAGCGCCGCCGCGGCCGCTGTGAAACGTGTTTGGATTGAGCGATGGCGAAAGAGAAGTCTCATCCATGCACCCCCCTGACCCTCCCGGCAGTCACCGATCCCATCTATTGCACCGGTGCACGTGAGAGTCATATGTTGCGATATGGGACGAGTTTGGCGTCGTGCGGCATCTCGTGGCCGGACCAGCGCCACTGTCTGCGATAACAGTGCCCGCGCAAGCGCCCTGTCGGTCTCCTGCAGGATTACACACCGGATGTACTTCGTCGGCCCTCCGCCCTGGTGAGGCCTGGCGCTCCAGGCGCTCGACATGCCCTTGTACCCAGGGCTCGGCTCCAACAAAACCCTAGGCTGGAGCGATACCGAAATTTTCCGTTCTTTCTACCGTTGACCTGCGACAGCCTTCAGATCGCAACCTCCGCAGGTCAAATGTCACGTTTGTGGAAGTTGAGGAAGGCCGCTGCCAGAATGACCGCCACGGACAGCACGAAAATCCAGAAACCGGTGGCGGGGGCGAGGAGGTCGGGGTCGCGATAGATGGTCATGACCCGGCTTCCGGCACCATCACGGCCAACGCGTGCGGGCGGTCTCCATGGCGATCGCCGCGACCGTGCAGCACGGCAAGGTCGTGCAGTCCGCCGTGCTCGGCTGGGACGCGGTGGACCTGGCGGCGCTGGCGGGCGATCCACGCACGCCGCTACTGACCGGCAACGACGCCACCCTCGCGGGCCTCGCTAATTTTCAACGAAGTAGCACCTCACCTGCAATAACGGAGGAGTTGACCTTCTGTGGCGGGCCGATGATCACTGCCGCTACAGTCCTTCCGGTTTGTCCGAGAACATCAACATTTTCGGCGCCATCGATGTCGACATCGAAGGTGAACTCGCCCAGCTCGGCCCGACCGGGTACCGGCCGTTGCGGGTACGCGACACCTTGTTCTGACCGCCGGACAGGACAAGGTGCCCGGGCGAGGAGAAGAGGCCTGGCCCCGTTCCTCGTCGAGGTGGTCTCGCTTTATCAGGCTGGCAGGGCGATCACAGGACGAGCATGAGTTTGCCGCCGGGGCGCCGGGATTGGCTGAGCTTGGCTGCTTCCTGGATCTGGTCGAGGGTGTAGGTGCGGGCGACCGGTACGACCAGGATGCCTTCGCCGGCGAGCCTGGCGAACTCATTCATCTGGTCGTAGCGGATCTCGGTGGTGATCCGGACGCCCAGCTCGGCTGCGGCGGCGAAGTCCGAGACGGTGAGAACACGGTCGGGATCCCCGGTCAGCTCGATCAAGGTCGGTAGCGAGCCGCCGGCCGGGCTGGGCTGGTCGGCGCGGTCGATCCGGCCCCCGGTTGGCGCGGTGTCCAGGGCGCGGTCCACGGGGCCTGGGGTCAGTGCGCTGACGCGTTCGGCCATGCCCTCGCCGTAGGCGGTCACCTGGGCGCCGATCTCTTCCAGGGCGGCGGCCCGAGTCGGCCCGGCTGTGGCGATCACCCGAATACCCCGGTGCAGCGCGAAGCGCACCGCCGCCTCACCCACGGTGGTGCCCGCGCCGTGGACGAGCAGCAGCTCACCCGGCTGGACGCCGAGGTCGTCGAGCGCGCGCCACGCCGTCTCGGCCGCCATCGGCAGCGCGGCGGCCTGCTCGGCGGTTACGCCCTCGGGAATGCGTGCCCAGGCCGGCATCAGCGCGTACTCGGCGGCGCCGGCCGTCGGGCCGTCGAAGGTGGCCGGGCCGAACACGCGGTCGCCGATCTGGACGCCGGTGACGCCCTCGCCGAGCGCGTCGACGGTGCCCGCGACCTCGAGGCCGAGCCCGCGCGGCAGCGGCGGCAGATGGTCGGCGAGGAGACCGTCGACGACGTGCCAGTCGGCCGGTGTCAGGCCGCACGCCCGCACGGCGATCCGGATCTGGCCGGGTCCCGGCTCTGGCTGCGGGACGTCGCGGAGCACGATCACGTCCGGGGAACCGAACCGGTCGAATTGCAGAGCCTTCATGACGATCTCCTGGCTGATAACAGCATCTGTTGTCATCGACCGTACCAGCTGATAACAGCTCCTGTTGTCGTACCCTGGTGGGTATGCCGCGATGGGAATCCGACGCACAGGGCCGGCTCGAACGAGCGGCGCTCGAGCTGTTCGAGACGCAGGGGTTCGAGCGCACCTCGGTCGCGCAGATCGCAGACGCCGCCGGTCTGAAGGAGCGCTCCTTCTATCGCTACTTCCCCGACAAGCGGGAAGTCCTCTTCGCCGGCAACGAACTCGAGGCCCACCTCGTCGCCCAGGTCGAGGCGGCCGATCCGGGCCTCACCCCGATCGAGGCGCTGCTGACCGCGCTGGGAACCGCCGAGGAGATCTTCCGCCCACGCGAGTTCCTGCTGCGCCGGGGAAGAGTGATCGCCGCCAACCCGGCACTGGCCGAGCGCGATCTGATCAAGCTCGCCGGCATCGCCGACGCGCTGGCACCGGCGCTCGAGCGCCGCGGCGTCGAGCCCGGCAAAGCACGCTTCATCATCGACGTGGTGCTGGCGATCCACCGGCGCGCCATGCCCCGCTGGCTGGCCGAGCCGGACACCACCCTCGCTCAGCTCATGGCCCAGGCCGCCGCCGAGCTGCGCGAGGCGGTCACACTGCCAGCTCCGACAGTCCGCTGAGTCGACTGTTGCCTGCAGGGTGACTCTTCGCGCCCGTGTAAGGCTTCAGGTACCTACCGGATAATAGGCCATTATCCGGTAAGGTGATCCATTTCAGGTGTGACCTTCGCCGAAACAAGCCATCAAAGTCACACTGGAGCCCGCGGAGCTGCGGGAGAGCGCCGCCCGGCTGGCCCGCCGCCTCACGGCGCTCGCCGGGCCGCCCGGCTGACCTTTCCGGCGAGGGTGCGGCGTCCTTCGCAGGAATCGGACGCCCGCCGACCGGGCCCTTCGTTCAGCGGAATTTCAGCGGAAATTCAACCGGCCTGGGCAGGATACGGATTCCTGAGGCCGCGAACACCCGCGACAAGGAATCGGCGCATACGGCCGGCTCGTACAGGTCGTCATCTATTACTCGACTACTCGGCCCGGATCCCGAACCGGCCGGCCTGGAGAACAACCCGCGTCCGGCCGGCGGGAAGCCCAAGTGCGGTGTGAAACGCGATCACGTCGGCGGCCTTTTCGATTCCGCGGGAAAGCGGAGAACTTACCGAAAGGATCCGAGTGTCCCCAACCTCCCTGCGCCGTGATGGACGCGGCGCGGCAATGGCCGCCCTCATGGCCTTCATTACCCTCATCACCCTCGTCGTGCTCACTCCGCCTGCCCAGGCCAACTCGTTCGGCTGGTCGGTCCTGCATCCGTCAGGCTGCTGTATGCACGCCGACAACAAGAGCCACTCCTACAACTACTCGTCGCTGACGGGGAACATGAAGGTCGCGGGCAACTACGCCATGATCAACCTTGGCAGCCAGACCGACATGACCGTCCACTACGACAGCACCCCGAACAACCAGACCGACGTGGAGATGTTCGACCAGTACTACGACGACTACTGGGGCGTCGACTGGGACGGTTCGAGCACCGGGACGAACGTCCACGCGCGCGCCCAGTGCGTACGGGCCCTCGTGCCGGCCATCTCGACGAGCTGGTGGAAGTGCGACCAGTACGAAGTCCGTTTCGACCTGGCGGACATGAACAGGTTCAGCGAGAACGAGCGCAAGCACACCGCCTGCCATGAGGTCGGGCATACCGTGGGGCTCGGACACTCCTCCCAGACGTCCTCCTGCCTGCGGGACGGCCGCGTCTCGACGCGCACGTACAACAGCCACGACATCGCCCACATCAACGGCCGCTACTGAGGACGGGGACCATGCACAAGACGCTCCGCTCCCGCACCACGGCCGTGGCCCTGTGCCTGGCCGCCGGCCTCGCCCTCATCGCCGCCGCCGGCGTCGCCGCAGCCCGCTCGGCCCAGCCCGCCGCCCCGTTCTGGTCGCTGATGCGCGCAGGAGTGGGCGAGTCGCTAGGTGAGTACACCTTCAACTCCCTGGCCGACCTGAAGCCGGGGGCGCCCGCCTCCGGCGTCTTCACCCCGGCCGCCGCGCTGGTCGAAGGCACGATCGTCGGCGTCGAGCCGGGTATCGCCTTCGCCTCGGACGACGGTGCGACCACCGGGCCGATCGTCGCCCACGACGACCCGGCCGCGGCCGTCCGCTACGCCGCCCTCGTGATCAGGGTGGACCAGGTGCTGTCCGGCGCGCTCGGGCTCGGCCTGCAGGACGGCAAGATCCGGCTGCAGATCGAGCAGCCGCTCCAGGTCGGCCTGGCCGAACTGCGCGCCTCGCTCGGCACCGCGGGGCGTGGGCTGTTCTACGTTCACAACGCCCTGGAACGGCGGCGGGCCGAGGGCCGTACCGTCCCGCAGGAACTGTCCGGCTACCTGGCCTCGGTGCACATCCCGATCGGCGCTGGCGTCTTCGTCGAGCAGCGGACGGGCGAGCCCGTCATCGCGCCGCTCATGGACGACCCTGACCGGGTGAACCAGATACTCAACGGCGTGGCCCCGCCGCCCGAGCCGGAGCCTGAGCCTGAGCCGACCGGCCCGAACCCGCCCAAGCCGACCGACTTCCCGCAGGAGGAGCCCACCGACCCCGAATGGGACGGCTCCGACACCCCCGACGCCGAGCAGCCTGACACGCCGGGCCCCGTGGAGGAGGAGCCGGAGGTGGACACCCCGACCCTGGCCGAACTGCGCGCCCGCGCGCTGGCCGGGAGCTGACAGACCGCCGCCTGCCGCAAGCCCCGGGCCGGTGCCCGCCACACGCCCCCGAGGCGCGTCGGCCACACGCCCGGCCGGACGCCCCCGAACCGGCGCCCGCCGTACGCCGCACGCCCCCGAGGCGCGTGCGGCGGGCGCCATACCCCGGTGACTGGCTGGAGCGCGGCGTGGCGCTCCGGCTCACATGCCGCCGGGGTGCTCGATCGATCGGATGACGGTGTCGGGGACGACCAGGTCGGCCTTCGCTCTGGTGGCGGCGATCAGGCCGGCGTTGCGCTGGTCGACCTCCTCTACCCAGCTCCTCGCAGGCCGCACGCCCGCCCGCCGCGGGAGCGGCCGATCTGCCCCTTCACCCAGGCGCAGTTGGCCGCCGCCGCGCTGGCAGGCCCTCAACAAGCGTGCCGTCAGCGTCTTCCGCGCCCGAATCAGGGCGTCACGCGAGCAGGCCGTGGCGCCGCGCTCGGAGCCTGGCGGCTGCCGCACAGCATCACCGGCCCCGTTCAAGCTGTCCTCGCTCTGCGTCCCAACGCCCCGAACCGAGCTGCAAAGGGCCGGGGTGCCCCTACGAACACCCGGGCTGTGAGTGAAGGCGACGGCGTGCTCAGGCAGCGGTGACCACGTCTGCGTGAGCGGCCCGCAGCAGGGTGCGGGCGGCGTCCTTGGCGTGACGGGCGGGCTCTGGAGACCCGGAGATGGCCGCTGTGGTCATCGCGCCCTCGGCGAGGGGAACGAGCTGGTCGGTCAGCCACGTGGGCGCGTCCGCGGCGGCCACGAGATCGGCGAGATAGCGCCGGAAGGCATCCTTGTGGGCCTTCGCGATGTCGGCCACGGCCTGGGACGTCGCTCCCAGTTCCCCGAAGGAGTTGATGAAGCCGCAGCCGCGGTAGTCCGGCTCGCTGAACCAGCGGTACAGCCAGTCGAAGACCGCCAGAATCCGCTGCGTAGGTGAGTCGTGGGCATCCACGTACCGAGCCAGATCATGGAGCCACCTCGCGTCCCGCCGCTTCAGGTACGCCTCGACCAGGGTGTCCTTGGAAGGGAAGATCTGGTACAGGCGCTTGAGGGGCACGCCGGAGGCGGTGCGGATCGCATCCATTCCCACCGACTGTATGCCTCGGCCGTAGAACAGTTCCTCGGCAGCGTCGAGGATCCGCTGCTCAGTCGTTTCGAGCTCCACTTCGATCGCCCCTTCTCGAAAACGAACGTTCTCTTTACGGTACAGCGCGCCAGGTCGCAAGGCACATTCCCGGGCGCGGGCCTGACCGTCGCCGTAACGCGGCCTGCCCGGAGCGAGGCCGGGCAGGCTTGCCCTCTGCCCTTTCAAGCGAGCACAAGGCCCGCCCGGGATGCCCCGGCCGGTGCGTGGCGACGCGCACACCGGCGCGGTCCCGTCGGCGATGCCGTTCCTCAAGCGTCTCGGTCCAGTCCGCCGGCAACTCGACGATGCCCACGCCGCGGCCGTGCTCATCATGGGCACCGGTGGGGCGAGGGCGACGTGGCGCCGGAGTCCGCAACCTCGATACGCACGGCGCGGCCTTCGAACGTGGAGGCTCACGATCATGTCGGCCCGTCCGTGCTGGGCCGCGTTCCCCGCAAGCTCGCCGACGATCAGCAGGACGGAGTCCTGATCCTCCGGGACGATGTCCCATCGGGCCAGCAGGGACGCGGCGAAGTGGCGGGCGGTGTGTACCCAGCGCTCCTCGGCGGGAAGGGCGATCATGCCGTGCCGGTGCATGCCCGTATGAGCAATGGGCCGGCGCCGGGGTCACGGGGGCTGTCCGGGGCTGCTCGCCGGACAAGGGCGGCGCCATCGGCGGGGGTTGCGTTGCGGTGTGCGAGAGGGTCATGGGAACGCCCATCCGAACTTTCCGAGCCCACATCAAGAGGCTCATGTTCTGCAACTTCTTTGCCCTCGGCCCTGGATCGAGTCGGCGTCAGGCCGAGGCGGCGGTCCTGCGGCACTCGCGGCGGCCGAACCGGCAATCCGTCCGGCCAGCGGTGACCGTGTCGTGAGCCTCCAGCTGAGAACGATCGTTCCATCGATTGAGATCAATCTATGGAACGATCGTTCTCAGCGCAAGAAGGAATGCGTTGAACTGCCGAAATCTGGAGCAACGCCCCACGCTCACCGCAGGTGAGAGGGTCTTCAAGGGCTGCGAGGGAATCCTGAGCCCAAAGCCCTCCAGGTACGCGGCGACCCCTGCCGCAGGTACAGCCTCACGCACGAACGGCCACGCCGTGGATCCGGCGTCGGGCCCGGATCCACGGCGCGGGGCGGGCGGTCAGAGGCCGAGGTCGCTCAGGCCGGGGTGGTCGTCGGGGCGGCGCCCGAGGGGCCAGTGGAACTTGCGCTCCGACTCCTTGATGGGAAGGTCGTTGATACAGGCGTAGCGCAGC
This region includes:
- a CDS encoding TetR/AcrR family transcriptional regulator; this translates as MPRWESDAQGRLERAALELFETQGFERTSVAQIADAAGLKERSFYRYFPDKREVLFAGNELEAHLVAQVEAADPGLTPIEALLTALGTAEEIFRPREFLLRRGRVIAANPALAERDLIKLAGIADALAPALERRGVEPGKARFIIDVVLAIHRRAMPRWLAEPDTTLAQLMAQAAAELREAVTLPAPTVR
- a CDS encoding NADP-dependent oxidoreductase, translated to MKALQFDRFGSPDVIVLRDVPQPEPGPGQIRIAVRACGLTPADWHVVDGLLADHLPPLPRGLGLEVAGTVDALGEGVTGVQIGDRVFGPATFDGPTAGAAEYALMPAWARIPEGVTAEQAAALPMAAETAWRALDDLGVQPGELLLVHGAGTTVGEAAVRFALHRGIRVIATAGPTRAAALEEIGAQVTAYGEGMAERVSALTPGPVDRALDTAPTGGRIDRADQPSPAGGSLPTLIELTGDPDRVLTVSDFAAAAELGVRITTEIRYDQMNEFARLAGEGILVVPVARTYTLDQIQEAAKLSQSRRPGGKLMLVL
- a CDS encoding TetR family transcriptional regulator; the protein is MHRHGMIALPAEERWVHTARHFAASLLARWDIVPEDQDSVLLIVGELAGNAAQHGRADMIVSLHVRRPRRAYRGCGLRRHVALAPPVPMMSTAAAWASSSCRRTGPRRLRNGIADGTAPVCASPRTGRGIPGGPCARLKGQRASLPGLAPGRPRYGDGQARARECALRPGALYRKENVRFREGAIEVELETTEQRILDAAEELFYGRGIQSVGMDAIRTASGVPLKRLYQIFPSKDTLVEAYLKRRDARWLHDLARYVDAHDSPTQRILAVFDWLYRWFSEPDYRGCGFINSFGELGATSQAVADIAKAHKDAFRRYLADLVAAADAPTWLTDQLVPLAEGAMTTAAISGSPEPARHAKDAARTLLRAAHADVVTAA